Proteins encoded in a region of the Coffea eugenioides isolate CCC68of chromosome 4, Ceug_1.0, whole genome shotgun sequence genome:
- the LOC113768238 gene encoding RNA polymerase II subunit A C-terminal domain phosphatase SSU72 isoform X2 translates to MKFRYAMVCSSNQNRSMEAHSLFKREGFDVSSYGTGQHVKLPGPSLREPNVYDFGTPYKHMFDDLRRKDPELYKRNGILPMLKRNLAVKSAPQRWQENAADGSFDVVLTFEEKVFDMVIEDLHNRNHVLMKPVLVINLEVKDNHEEAAIGARLALLLCQELESFEAWEESINMCLLTL, encoded by the exons ATGAAGTTCCGGTACGCCATGGTATGCTCGTCGAATCAGAACCGGAGCATGGAGGCTCACTCGCTCTTCAAGAGAGAGGGCTTCGACGTCTCCTCTTACGGAACTGGTCAACACGTTAAGCTCCCCGGTCCTTCCCTCAGAGAACCCAATGTCTACGACTTCGGCACCCCTTACAAACACATGTTTGATGATCTCCGACGCAAAGACCCCGAATT GTATAAGCGAAATGGGATATTGCCAATGCTTAAGAGGAACTTGGCTGTAAAATCAGCGCCTCAGAGATGGCAAGAGAATGCAGCTGATGGCTCCTTTGATGTAGTGCTTACGTTTGAGGAAAAAGTTTTTGACATGGTTATTGAAG ATCTTCACAACCGAAATCATGTTCTCATGAAGCCTGTGTTGGTAATCAACTTGGAGGTAAAAGACAATCATGAGGAAGCAGCCATTGGAGCAAGGCTTGCTTTGCTTTTGTGCCAGGAA CTTGAATCTTTTGAGGCTTGGGAGGAATCAATCAATATGTGCTTGCTCACGCTATAG
- the LOC113768238 gene encoding RNA polymerase II subunit A C-terminal domain phosphatase SSU72 isoform X1, with protein MKFRYAMVCSSNQNRSMEAHSLFKREGFDVSSYGTGQHVKLPGPSLREPNVYDFGTPYKHMFDDLRRKDPELYKRNGILPMLKRNLAVKSAPQRWQENAADGSFDVVLTFEEKVFDMVIEDLHNRNHVLMKPVLVINLEVKDNHEEAAIGARLALLLCQELESTEAWEESIDDLITNFERQHRRKLLYSVSYY; from the exons ATGAAGTTCCGGTACGCCATGGTATGCTCGTCGAATCAGAACCGGAGCATGGAGGCTCACTCGCTCTTCAAGAGAGAGGGCTTCGACGTCTCCTCTTACGGAACTGGTCAACACGTTAAGCTCCCCGGTCCTTCCCTCAGAGAACCCAATGTCTACGACTTCGGCACCCCTTACAAACACATGTTTGATGATCTCCGACGCAAAGACCCCGAATT GTATAAGCGAAATGGGATATTGCCAATGCTTAAGAGGAACTTGGCTGTAAAATCAGCGCCTCAGAGATGGCAAGAGAATGCAGCTGATGGCTCCTTTGATGTAGTGCTTACGTTTGAGGAAAAAGTTTTTGACATGGTTATTGAAG ATCTTCACAACCGAAATCATGTTCTCATGAAGCCTGTGTTGGTAATCAACTTGGAGGTAAAAGACAATCATGAGGAAGCAGCCATTGGAGCAAGGCTTGCTTTGCTTTTGTGCCAGGAA CTTGAATCCACTGAGGCTTGGGAGGAATCAATTGATGATCTTATCACTAACTTTGAGAGACAACATCGAAGGAAGCTTTTATACAGTGTTTCCTATtattaa